One window of the Allosaccharopolyspora coralli genome contains the following:
- a CDS encoding bifunctional MaoC family dehydratase N-terminal/OB-fold nucleic acid binding domain-containing protein, translated as MTTTDDGDDAVSAAILRLADTIRVEGESARRAGRDPVNLPLINNWVEAIGDGNPVYIDPAAAQDSVHGGLVAPPAMAQVWTMPGLNPERDPKDPLYRMMAALDEEGFTSVVATNSDQVYHRYLRHGESVAVSTKLESVVGPKNTGLGQGWFVTTRNIWYSGDEAVAEMMFRVLKFRPSEREPESSAQPSTEESGTPLGTSILPAINQDTAYFWEGAAAGELRIQRCGNCGLLRHPPGPMCPECGATKPTYLVACGLGEVYSYVVHHRPAVPGKQLPLVIAVAALDEGVRVLGELHGCAPDDVRIGQRVEVAFQQVDEQVALPYWRPVNEEVSR; from the coding sequence ATGACGACGACAGACGACGGTGACGACGCGGTGTCCGCCGCGATTCTGCGGTTGGCCGACACGATCCGGGTCGAGGGAGAGTCCGCGCGCCGTGCGGGCCGCGACCCGGTGAACCTTCCGCTGATCAACAACTGGGTGGAGGCGATCGGTGACGGCAACCCCGTCTACATTGACCCGGCGGCCGCGCAGGATTCGGTCCACGGAGGACTTGTCGCGCCGCCTGCGATGGCGCAGGTCTGGACGATGCCCGGACTGAATCCGGAGCGGGACCCGAAGGACCCCCTGTACCGGATGATGGCGGCGCTCGACGAGGAGGGCTTCACCTCGGTGGTCGCCACCAACAGCGATCAGGTGTATCACCGCTACCTCCGCCACGGTGAGTCGGTCGCGGTGTCGACGAAGCTCGAGTCCGTCGTCGGGCCGAAGAACACCGGGCTGGGGCAGGGCTGGTTCGTCACGACACGCAACATCTGGTACTCCGGGGACGAAGCGGTCGCGGAGATGATGTTCCGAGTGTTGAAGTTCCGCCCGTCCGAGCGCGAACCGGAATCGAGTGCCCAGCCGAGTACGGAGGAATCCGGTACTCCGCTGGGCACGTCGATTCTGCCGGCGATCAACCAGGACACGGCGTACTTCTGGGAAGGCGCGGCGGCGGGAGAGCTGCGTATCCAGCGTTGCGGAAACTGCGGGCTGCTCCGCCACCCTCCGGGCCCGATGTGCCCCGAGTGCGGTGCGACGAAACCGACGTACCTGGTGGCGTGTGGCCTCGGCGAGGTCTACAGCTACGTCGTGCACCACCGGCCCGCCGTGCCGGGCAAGCAACTGCCGTTGGTGATCGCGGTCGCGGCACTCGACGAAGGGGTGCGCGTACTCGGCGAACTGCACGGGTGTGCGCCGGACGACGTACGCATCGGGCAACGCGTCGAGGTCGCATTCCAGCAGGTGGACGAACAAGTCGCGTTGCCGTACTGGCGGCCCGTGAACGAGGAGGTGTCGCGATGA
- a CDS encoding acyl-CoA dehydrogenase family protein, producing MFIELTDQQRTLEQELREYFRTLLSRQEREAMRTDRHNAAFRDVVRRMGRDGWLGVGWPTEFGGLGFGEIEQQIFANEAARADVQLPSVTLQTVGPTLQAHGTDEQKAYFLPKILSGEIHFAIGYSEPEAGTDLASLRTSAVRDGDHYVVNGQKIFTTGGHDADYIWLAVRTNPEAPKHKGISILILDTTDPGYSWTPIITCDGAHHVNATYYNDVRVPANRLVGEQDKGWRLITTQLNHERVMLGPSGRIACVYDAVRDWAGRQSGPDGAPLLERDDVRRALARIRADLRVNELLNWQVAASAADGPVSIADASATKVFGSERLQRIVADLEELVARHGDPSEPDTAELADWLDVQAKRNLVLTFGGGVNEIQRELIAMAGLGLPKVPR from the coding sequence ATGTTCATCGAACTCACCGACCAGCAGCGCACACTGGAGCAGGAACTGCGCGAGTACTTCCGGACCCTGTTGAGCCGGCAGGAGCGCGAGGCGATGCGGACGGACCGCCACAACGCGGCGTTCCGGGACGTGGTCCGGCGCATGGGACGGGACGGCTGGCTCGGCGTGGGGTGGCCGACCGAGTTCGGCGGCCTGGGGTTCGGCGAGATCGAACAACAGATCTTCGCAAACGAGGCCGCTCGCGCCGACGTGCAACTTCCCTCGGTCACGCTGCAAACCGTCGGTCCGACCCTGCAGGCGCACGGTACGGACGAGCAGAAGGCCTACTTCCTGCCGAAGATCCTCTCCGGTGAGATCCATTTCGCGATCGGCTACAGCGAGCCGGAAGCGGGAACCGACCTCGCCTCGCTGCGCACCAGCGCGGTTCGCGACGGCGACCACTACGTCGTCAACGGGCAGAAGATCTTCACCACGGGTGGGCACGACGCCGACTACATCTGGTTGGCGGTCCGGACGAATCCCGAGGCACCCAAGCACAAAGGAATCTCGATCCTCATCCTGGACACCACCGACCCCGGGTACTCGTGGACGCCGATCATCACCTGCGACGGCGCGCACCACGTGAACGCAACTTATTACAACGACGTGCGGGTGCCCGCGAATCGGCTGGTGGGGGAGCAGGACAAGGGGTGGCGACTCATCACGACCCAGCTCAACCACGAGCGCGTCATGCTCGGGCCGTCCGGCCGGATCGCGTGCGTGTACGACGCGGTTCGCGACTGGGCCGGGCGACAATCCGGTCCGGACGGTGCGCCGTTGCTGGAACGCGACGACGTCCGGCGCGCGCTGGCCCGGATCCGTGCTGATCTGCGCGTCAACGAGCTGCTCAACTGGCAGGTCGCGGCGTCGGCTGCGGACGGCCCGGTGAGCATCGCCGACGCGTCGGCGACCAAGGTCTTCGGCTCCGAGCGGTTGCAACGCATCGTCGCCGACCTGGAGGAACTCGTGGCACGGCACGGGGATCCGAGCGAGCCGGACACCGCCGAACTCGCGGACTGGCTCGACGTGCAGGCCAAACGCAACCTCGTCCTCACCTTCGGGGGCGGGGTGAACGAGATCCAACGGGAACTGATCGCGATGGCGGGTCTCGGCCTGCCGAAGGTACCGCGCTGA
- a CDS encoding acyl-CoA dehydrogenase family protein encodes MDFAWEDSAAAVRDLAAEVLRRESDRAGDDNDAAHEAVWKALGEAGLLSLAVREDSGGAGLGPVEVSAVLREIGRRAIRAPVLATTAFAVLPIARLGTPAQQSVLDGVDGGRILTAAFHEPSEPFPHAPRVTARTDGDAIVVSGTKTAVQHAETAHRALVSVSCDGEPAVVIADLAADGVKVSSKTNSAGVPTASVHFDETRLARRALLGERTGPDVVRELYRSILCGLCATADGALAGALDLTAEYVRNRTQFDRPLAEFQSVAGQIADVYVAARTMSVATTSACWRWGEGLDPDEDLAVASFWLADELPTAVRTCHHLHGGVGVDVTYPMHRYYSSIKDLAALAGGSAQRLEALATV; translated from the coding sequence GTGGACTTCGCGTGGGAGGACTCCGCGGCGGCGGTGCGAGACCTGGCCGCCGAGGTGCTGCGGCGCGAGAGCGACCGCGCCGGCGACGACAACGATGCCGCGCACGAGGCGGTGTGGAAGGCGCTCGGTGAGGCGGGTCTGCTGTCGCTCGCCGTGCGCGAGGACTCCGGAGGTGCCGGGCTCGGTCCCGTGGAAGTGTCCGCCGTGCTGCGCGAGATCGGACGCCGCGCCATCCGTGCTCCGGTGCTCGCGACCACGGCTTTCGCGGTGCTGCCGATCGCGCGTCTGGGGACACCGGCCCAGCAATCAGTTCTCGACGGGGTCGATGGGGGCCGGATACTCACCGCGGCGTTCCACGAACCCTCGGAACCGTTCCCGCACGCTCCGCGTGTGACAGCCCGCACGGACGGCGACGCGATCGTCGTCTCGGGGACGAAAACCGCCGTCCAGCACGCCGAGACCGCGCACCGGGCTCTCGTCTCGGTCTCGTGTGACGGTGAACCGGCCGTGGTGATTGCGGACCTGGCCGCCGACGGAGTAAAGGTCAGTTCGAAAACGAACTCGGCCGGCGTCCCGACCGCGAGTGTGCACTTCGACGAGACTCGGTTGGCGCGCCGCGCACTTCTCGGCGAACGAACCGGGCCGGACGTGGTCCGGGAACTGTATCGCAGCATCCTTTGTGGACTGTGTGCGACGGCCGACGGCGCGCTGGCCGGGGCGCTCGACCTCACCGCCGAGTACGTGCGCAACCGCACACAGTTCGACCGGCCATTGGCGGAATTCCAGTCCGTCGCGGGGCAGATCGCCGACGTCTACGTCGCCGCCCGCACGATGAGTGTGGCGACCACGTCCGCGTGCTGGCGGTGGGGCGAAGGGCTCGACCCGGACGAAGATCTCGCCGTGGCGTCCTTCTGGCTCGCCGATGAACTGCCCACGGCGGTCCGTACCTGCCATCACCTGCACGGTGGTGTCGGCGTGGACGTCACCTACCCGATGCACCGCTACTACTCCTCAATCAAGGACCTCGCCGCGCTCGCCGGAGGAAGCGCCCAGCGGCTCGAGGCTCTCGCGACGGTTTAG